The Micrococcales bacterium region GGTAGCTCCACGACAACCAGCTGGAGAAGGCCCCACGGCTCGCGACGAGCAAGGCCGCCGGCAGTAGCCACGCCAACCACCGGGACGACCCGGGCCGCGGCACGTCAGGGTCCTCTGCCAGCCGCCAGGGCCGGGTCGCCCCGAGCCACAGACCGCGGGCAGCAGCACCCAACGGACCCCGGCGTCCCACCGCGCCCAGAACCAACAGGCCCACGATCCCGAGCAGGACCACCAACGTCACCACCTGCGACGAGCGCGTTCGCTCGGCATGCGCCAGGCCCGCGTCGACGGCGAAGAACGAGTACGCCGGAGTGTCGAGATCCTGCCCGTACTTGGCGGTGTGCGCAGCGACCGCCTCGTCGTAGACGGCCTTGTTGCGCTGCCATGCCGCCCAGTCCGCGGGGTCGCCGGTGTCGAGCCAGTCGTAGTACGAGAGGAAGGCCGCGCGAAATGCCCCGAGGGTGGCGAAGAGATCCGCCTCGTACTCCAGCGAGTGGATCAGGCTCTCCCGCAGCGCGGGGTCCTTCCACGTCGCCGGATCCGTCGCCTCGGCGGTCGCCAGCATCTCCTCGGCGGTGCGCTGTGCCGTCGCAGCCCCGTCGATCGCCTCCTGGATGCGACCGCGGGAGGCGTTGTGAATGACGCTGAGCGCTGCGGTGTCGCCACTGACGATGTCCCACTCGAAGATCCACATCATCGGCGGCGGCTCGAGCCCGAGCGCGAGCACGCGCTTGTCCGCGTACGGCGGGATGTACAGCCCCTGCTTGGTCACCTCGCGCGACGTCGCGAAGATCCCCTGGAGGGCCTTGATCGTTTTCGGGTCATCGCTGAAGTTCTGCGCGATCCACGACTGGTTGACCGCGGCGAGATCGGCATTGCGATCCCACGCCAGCCGGCCGGTTGCGTACACGTCGAGGTCGTACAACTGCCAGTAGCCGGACTTCAGATACAGCGACATCGGTCCGGCCCGCCACGGCCCACCGTCCTGCGTCCAGACCCAGACGCCCTGAATGTTCGGGTTCTTCTGCTCGAAGTCCTTCAGCGCGGCCTGGTGGTCGGCGGACAGGTAGTTCGGGAAGGAACTGAACGCCTCGAACTCGCGCCGGGACTGGAACTCCACGATGCGCGGCTGCCCGCCCTGTTCCAGCGTGGGATTCAGCGGCAGCCAGGAGTAGAAGTCGCCCATCGTGAACTTCGTGACGACCACGAGGTTGTCCGCGGGGATGCCGTCGAGCACCGTGGCATACGACTGCGGGTTGGTGTGCATGTCCCCGACTTCACCCACCCCCACCGACCACGTGCGGAAGTAGACGGTCTTGTCGTGCTCGGCCGCGGTGTCGGTGAACTTCGTGAGCATGGTGCGTACCGAGTCCACCGTGGTGACGGCCAGCGTGGAGAAGTAGTCCCACCCGGGCATGTTGTAGACGCTGCCGGCCTCACCGATACGGATCATGAGCCCGTCGACGTACGGCATGTTCTCGAAGAACTCCGCTAGGCCCGCCTGGTACAACTCCCAGAGCCGGGGATCGTCGACGTCGAACCCGCCGAGCTCGCGCTCCACGAAGTCATTGAGCGGGCCGGTGTTGGCGAGCATGTCGGTCTTGAACACCACGCGCATGCCCATGTCAGCGGCGTACTTCCACATCTGCCCGAATTGCTCGACCATCGCGTCGTGACGGGCGCGGTACGGGCTGTCCTCGGCATAGACCTGGTAGCCGTCGCCAACATTGTCGAAGTTCACGTACTCGAGGAACCCGTTGACGACGACGCCGTTGTAACCGTAGGCGCGGATGTGGTCGATGTAGTCCTGCCACTCCTGCGTCACCCGTTCCATCCCGGCGGGATCCACCCACGGGGGCTTGGACAGGATCACATCGGCGAACTGCTGCGAGTTGTGCGAGTAATCGTCCTGCGCCGCCCAGGCCTGCGGATCAGGCTCCACCCCCACCGCGCCGAAGTCGGCGAACCGGTACTCGAGGTCCGGAACCACCGGGGCGCCGGCCAGGTCCGGCAGGCCGGTGCCCCCGGCGATCGCATCTGCGGCGGCAAGCAGGCCGTTGGCCATCCCCTCCCGGCCCGCCCCGGACACCCCGACCGGGCCGAGGCGATACGCCTGGGCAGGCAGGTCGGCGGTGCGAACGGTGAAGTCGGCCGGCCCGGTCACGACACGCGGACGCGTACCGGTGCTGGCTTCCACCGCGTCCTGGAACCACACGACCGCCATCACCAGCAGCGGGTCGTCTCGGTACCCGGCGGGCGTCGCCACCGTCGCGATGTCCGGCGGCTCGGCTGCAGCGGCGACACGGGACACGGGGATGGGCGCGGTGGGTTGGGCCTGCTTGGGCTCGATGGACAACGCGAGCAGCCCGTTGGTGGCTGTGGCCACTCCGAAGCCGATGAGGATCGCAACCAGTGCGTAGACCAGTGAGCCGATCCACCACCTGCGCCGCTTCATGATCAGCAGGGTAGGCCCGTCGGGAGTCGGGGAGCGATACAACCGCGTCGAATCGCTCCCCGATGTGCGCCTCTCCAACGCCTTGCGCGGGCCTCACCGCACCCGGCGGAACCCCGGGTGCTCACCCAAAGTCGGCACCTCGCCGGCCACGAACCGTGCCAACAACCCTGAGCACAAGGCCCGCGCACGATCCGGGTCCTGGCCCCCGCCGCACAACCGTCGCCCGAAACCCCGCGCCCGGCCCTGCAGGATGTCGGCGTGCCCGAGGTCCGGCACCACCAGGTGCACGGCTTCGGGCGTAGCGCGCACGAACTGCTCGTGGTTCGCCCCCACCGGGGCACACGGACCCGAGACTCCGGCCCCGATGATCCAGGTCGGCCCGATGTACTCAGCGAAGCGCCGCGTTACGAGGTCGCGGGCCGGTCGCCGCCCCTGCCCATCGACGGGGTCCACAAGGCACAGGCCGGCGACCCGTTCGCCGAGGACCCCTGCAGCCAGCCACGCCGCCTGCCCCCCACGCGAATGTCCCGCGAGGAACACACGGCCGGGGAGTCCGGCGACCAGTTGCACCGCGGCCTCGGTCTCCTGTCGCACCGTGTGCTTGCCGCGCAGTGCAGCCAGCCCTCGCGGGTACAACTGCGGCACCACCAGGGAAACGCCCACCGGGTCGAGCAACGCCGCGTACGCCGACGCGGCGGTCATGAAGCCGGGCAGGAACACCAGCGTGCGGTCACCGCCGGTGTCACGCCGCAGCACCGGCACCCTCGCGCCGCAGGGTCTCCGGCATGCGCAGGGCCAGCAACAGCGCCAGTGCCGACACAGCCACCCCCGCGGCGAACGCAACGGAGAAGCTGGAGCGGTCGAGCAACAAGCCCCCGACCAGCGGCCCGACGATCGACCCGAAGTCCGACATCATCTGGAAGCCGGCGACGACGGAGCCGCCGTGGTGCCCTCTGGACACGTCGCCGACGATGGCGGTCGGCGAGGGTCCGAGGAAGGCCCCCGAGACCCCGGCCACTGCCATCGCGATGAGGAACCACGCCGCGTTGGGGGCCGCGGCGAGCACCACCAGCGACAACACACCCACCGCCAGCCCGATCACGAGCGCGGGCTTGCGGCCGCGGTGGTCGGCTGTGCGGCCGCCGATCGCGAGCAGTGCCGCTTGCAGTCCCGCCGCCACCACGAACCCCACGCCAGCCAGACCCGGCCCTTCGCGCAGACCCTCCACCACGAACAGCGGGACCAGCGACGAGCGCAGGCCGAAGAAGACGAAGCCGTTGGCGAAGTTGGCGCCGAGCGCAGCCTGGTAGGCGGGCAGTTTCAAGGTCGGCAGGAAACCCATGCGTTCGGTGTCGTCGGCCAAATGCGGCGACTCCTGATGCTCGAGCCGCGGGAGCAACGCGACCGCCACGAGGAAGGCCGCCAGCAGCGTCCCCGCATACACGAAGAAGGGCGCGCGGATCGACAGCCCGATCACCAATCCGCCCACCGCCGGACCGGCGACGCCACCGATGAGGAAGCCGGCCTGGAATGCACCCGACGCCCGGCCGCGGTACTCGGGGGCGGCAACCCGCAGCAGCAGGGCCGTCGCGGAGATGGTGAACATGGCCGAACCGGTCCCGCCGATCCCCCGCAGCAGCAGCAACTGCACGTAGTCGGTGGCGAACCCGGCCGCCAGGCTGGACAGGCCGACGATCGCCAGGCCGGTGGACATGATCGTGCGTTCACCGAAACGGTTGACCAGCCAGCCGGCCGCGGGACTGCTCACGAGGCGCATGAAGGCGAACACGCTGATGACGGCGCTGGCGGCGAATGCGGTGACTCCGAACGTGCGCGCGAACAGCGGGATCGCGGGGATGACGATGCCGAAGCCGAGCGCCACGCAGAACGCGATCGCCGCGAGGACGGTGACCTCCCTCGGCAGTCCGCCGATCCTTGGCACCCACGTCTTCACGCGTGCCACTATCGCAGCCGGTTTCGCACTCGCCGGAACTGGGCGAGACTGGACACATGGACCTGCGCAGCATCTTCACCGACAAGCGCTCGATGGTGGCATCCGAGAATGCCCTGCCGTCGCGCGACGCATCGCCATTCACCGTGCCCGACCGCAACGTCGTCCTGGGAACCCGCATGCACGCACCGTGGGATGACGGGGTCGAGGTGATCTACCTGGCCATGGGCTGCTTCTGGGGCGCCGAGGAGTACTACTGGCAGTTGCCGGGGGTGGTCTCCACGGCGGTCGGCTACATGGGTGGCTACTCGGGCTATCCCACGTACGAACAGGTCTGCACGGGACGCACGGGCCACACCGAGACCGCGCTCGTGGCCTACGACACGGCCCGCGTTTCGACGCTGGAGGTACTGCGGTTGTTCTGGGAGCATCACGATCCGACCCAGGGCTTCCGGCAGGGCAACGATGTGGGGACCCAGTACCGCTCGGCCATCTTCTGGACCACGGAAGAGCAGCGCGCGGTTGCTGAGAAGACGCGAGACGCGTACCAGGACGTGCTGACCGCCCGCGGGATCGGGCCGATCACCACGGAGATCGAGCCGGCCGCCGAGCACACGTTCTACTACGCCGAGGAGTACCACCAGCAGTACCTGCACAA contains the following coding sequences:
- a CDS encoding MFS transporter; this encodes MPRIGGLPREVTVLAAIAFCVALGFGIVIPAIPLFARTFGVTAFAASAVISVFAFMRLVSSPAAGWLVNRFGERTIMSTGLAIVGLSSLAAGFATDYVQLLLLRGIGGTGSAMFTISATALLLRVAAPEYRGRASGAFQAGFLIGGVAGPAVGGLVIGLSIRAPFFVYAGTLLAAFLVAVALLPRLEHQESPHLADDTERMGFLPTLKLPAYQAALGANFANGFVFFGLRSSLVPLFVVEGLREGPGLAGVGFVVAAGLQAALLAIGGRTADHRGRKPALVIGLAVGVLSLVVLAAAPNAAWFLIAMAVAGVSGAFLGPSPTAIVGDVSRGHHGGSVVAGFQMMSDFGSIVGPLVGGLLLDRSSFSVAFAAGVAVSALALLLALRMPETLRREGAGAAA
- the msrA gene encoding peptide-methionine (S)-S-oxide reductase MsrA produces the protein MDLRSIFTDKRSMVASENALPSRDASPFTVPDRNVVLGTRMHAPWDDGVEVIYLAMGCFWGAEEYYWQLPGVVSTAVGYMGGYSGYPTYEQVCTGRTGHTETALVAYDTARVSTLEVLRLFWEHHDPTQGFRQGNDVGTQYRSAIFWTTEEQRAVAEKTRDAYQDVLTARGIGPITTEIEPAAEHTFYYAEEYHQQYLHKVEHGYQSGSLYRCHANTGVALPL